TTTCATCCTCTGTTCTTTTTTCATACTCCTTAAATCATTAGGAGTATATTTAGTACATACTTCACATGAACACGGCATTTCCAAAAGATCCTGTAATTTATAAGTTCCATTAGGCATCATCAGGCGATCATCCTGGGCATAAAGAATATAAGCAGCTGAATCAAACAAATCACATCCCATAGCAACAGCTAAAGCAAATACCATAGGATGGCCTGCACCCATAAGGTGTCTTGGTCTCGATGGAGGTAAATTAGCCACGGATGCCATTACAATATCCACAACATCTTTGTATTTATAATTTTCAAGTAAAGGAACTACTGCCCCTATAGGATAAACTTCAAAATCCATCTGACCAATTGCTTCGGCACATTTTGCCCTCAAGTCCGGGAAAGTAGAGCCCTGCACAACAGAGTTCAGCATTAAATTTTTTCTTGCATCTAACGCTTCTTTTGCCCTTTCAAGAGTTATTTCAAGTTCTTTTTCCGCCCTTTCCCTCTTTACATAGGGGGGTGTTGGAATATCAAGGGAAGTACCAATATCAGTGCCTATATTCTCTTGAAACTCGATTATTTCTTTATTAGTTACATCAATATCTCCATACACTGAAAGCTGAAAAGAACCGGAATCAGTGACAATTGGGCCCTCAAAATTTATCAAACTGTGTATGCCCTCTTCAAGAGCTTTTTTCTTCAATTCTTCATTTTTATAGATTATATAAGAGTTAGTTATGACGATGTCTGCCCCATACTTTTTAACATCAATGGTTTGTTTTCCAGGATGGATTACAGGCATCAAAGCTGGTGTTTTCACATTTCCATGGGGAGTCTTCAGTATACCAATTCTACCCATTGCATCCTTATATTTAATTTCAAAGTTCAATTTTTCACCTATATCATTATATTATTAAATATATCTTTTAGATTGTAAATTTAATTGTTCAAATGAACTATTTATTCAAATTCAATTTTTCATATTAGTTATCTTTTTAAATAAATCTTTTAGAGTTTTGATTAATTTGAATTATCAGAGAATTCTAATTTTTCAGAATATAACTATTAAACATTCATCAAATTTCATGGTTAAAATCATTTAGATTTAATAGAATATCAATTAAAGCATAATTAAATTAAATTTTACGTTAATTTCCATTATCATGTGTAGACTTTATACTTCATTATTATGTCATACTTGTTAATTTAAGTTGACTTGTTTTAAAAAATTCCATTTATTTAAATCAAAATATATGATAATTTAAATATTGTACAATACTCCAAACACGAGTGTAATTTTAAATTTTATAAGTTTTAGATCATTTTATACTTTATTTTCTTCCATTACATTTGTTAATCTTTTTATCATTTCATTTATCCTGCTGGAAGAATTATCTAATTTTGAAGCTTTACAACCACAGATACATTCATCAAATTGAGGGCAAATTATATAATATGCTTCTTTTGATTTTAAATCAGCGATTCCAAGCGTATTAATATTTCTAAGGAGCCTCCTCTTAAGTCGAGCGTCATTAACATCTTTACCCAGGTATATTGGAGTTTTTACAGTCGATGCAAATTTTTTTATTCCCCTTAAAGATTTTCGTTCCTTTTCTCTTCTTTCCCTTATTTCATCATTAGACGCATTGAGTTCCGGATCCCTAAACGGGACCCCTGCATCACTGAGTGCTATCATTCTCTCATCATTATCTGGGAGTGATTTTTCGATTACTTCAGGAACTTTAGATGCCACTGTGCCCCCGCTTTTCCGCCCAAATAATGGACTTTCACCTACATGAAACCCTGCATGTACCATTGCAGACCTGACAGGTGCTGCAGATGTATAAGTAAGAATAATCCCCTCATCTTTAAGTATATTTTTCAAAATAAGGAAAAAATCAATGGTATACAATTCAGGGGATTTGAGTGGTGAAAATGGATCCAGAAATACTGCATCATATTTCTTATCAATTTCTTTAATTACATATCTAGCATCACTCAAATATATATTAATCTTGATTCTATCTGGTATCTCATCTTTATTGAATTTAAAACCAAGAGTTCCATCATCATATAATTTATTCTCCACTGCGCTCTTTATGATACTATAAGACTTAATGGGGTCTTCTATAAAAAGAGATGATGCAAGGGTCTCTCTTGATATTTCAATCATATCAATTTCAATATCAACATCATCACCTAAAAATTCAATACATGAAGCAGCATTATAACCCAGTCCGCTGCATATATCCAGTATCTTAACTTTTTTCTTTCCTTCAAGCTTTGCAGGTTTAACAAATTTCTCCATTGATTCCGAAATTGCCCCGTGGTGAGTATGCATCGTCTCAGACTTGTCATTTACATTGTTAGATTTTAAGGTATAGGATCCATCTGCAGTTTCTATAAAATACTCCTTTAAAAGGTTTTTTGTCTTGTTTCTTGCGCATTTATTCCCTTTATGTTCTTCTGTGAAGCATTCTCTGATAATTTTTAGAGCATCGTCTGTTGCAGTTAATGCTTGATAATTGCTTTTTGTTTTCATGGTAATCCAAATTTTATTTATTAAATAGTAACAAATTAATTTAGAACGTGCAGATTCAGTATAAATGTTTTGCGCATTCTATGTTGAATTAATCTAAATTGAATTTGTATAAAAACTTTAATTTATTAAATCAATGATTTATAAAATTTAAACAATGCACCACATTCAATCATGAACATTTAAAAATATTTATGATACAATATTTATATTTGAAAAATTAAAAATTGAATTTACTATTTTAATTCATTAAATAAAGCTAGATTCACACTAGTATAAAACAGTATATTGGAGGCAAATAAGTGGTAAAAGTTATTGGAGTTATAGGTAGCCCGCGGAAAAATGGGAACACCGCATATTTAGTTGAAAAAGCATTGGAAGCTGCAAAAGAATCAGGAGCCGATGTTGAAAGTTTATACTTGGGAAATATGAAAATGGAACCCTGTAATGCATGTGATATATGTAAATTGACAGGTGAATGCCCAAAAGATGATGATGTAAATGAAATTCTTTCAAAACTTCAGGAAGCCCATGGAATAATCATTGGAAGCCCAGTTTACTTTGGAACTGTAACAGCACAGCTTAAAATACTTATGGATAGGTCAAGGCCACTTCGAGCTGATTTTAAACTTAAAGACAAAGTAAGTGGGGCAATAACTGTGGGAGCATCCAGAAACGGAGGACAGGAAACTACATGTTCGGCCATACATAATTTCATGCTTATTCAGGACGCTGTAATTGTAGGTGATGGTGCACCTCTTGCACACTATGGCGGTGCTGGAGCTGCAGGAGCTGCTGGCGATGCGCAAAATGATGAATATGGTATAGAAACATCAAAAAATTTAGGGAAAAGAGTAACTGAACTTGCCAAAAAAATTAACAATATTAATTAAATATCAAATAAATTAGTGAACTGTTCAATTTTATTACTATTTTTTTTTAAAAGATGCAAAAATTGTCTAGAAAAAGGAAATATTTCACCCAAATCAACCACTCATTTTATTTATTAGTGCATATAATATTATTTTTATCATATATTTATGACCAACAAACGACCAAATGGCAATATCTTCATTGGAGAAAACTGCAATGACATTGAATGATCTTCAGATAAAAAATTTATCCCCTTTAAATAGAAATTTGGAAGATAAAATGGATCAAAATTCAAAAAAATCCAATAATTTCCTTAATAATTGGAATATATATGTGGTTATGCCTGCATATAATGAAAGTAAGACTATAAAAAATGTTATAGAAGATCTTAAACAAAGAAATTTAAACATGGTCATTATAGACGATGGATCTCATGACAAAACATATAAAATAGCGGAAAATTCTGTTTATGACCATGGGTTCATTTACAGACATGTGATAAATAGAGGATTAGGTGCTGCACTTGAAACTGGAATAAAAGCAGCGCTGGCAAAGAATGCAGATATAATAGTAACATTCGATGCAGATGGACAGCATAATCCCGATGATATAATTCCTGTATGCAAACCAATCATGGAAAAGAGAGCAGACGTTGTAATAGGAACAAGAAATTTTAATGAAATGCCTGCTTCTAAAAAATTTGGAAATACAGTTATGAACATAATAACGCGTATTTTTTATGGAATTCATGTAAATGACTCTCAATCAGGTTTACGAGCTTTCAACAGGAAAGCTGCTAAAGTTTTAGATATAACCTCAAGAGGTTATGGGGTATCTTCTGAGATAATAGGTGAAATTAAAAAATATGACTTAAAAGTAGAAGAAGTTGAAATCGAAACTATTTATACTGATTATTCCATGAAGAAAGGTACAAATTTAATAGTGGGTCTCAAAATACTTGCTAAATTAATAATAAATATCCTAAAATAATATTAAAGTTTAAATAATTTACAGGCGGTGCATAAATGATATATAACGATCTAGGAGCTCTTATAGGAATAATTGCCATAATTATAGGCATTTTAAGGTTAAAAAATGGTAAAATGTCCCTTGGAATGGCTTTACTCTGGACTATAATCTGGTTAGTTATAATATGGATTTCATTATTCCCCGAATCAACAAACTTACTTGCAGGATTAACTGGAATAGGGAGAGGTTTAGATGCAGTACTAATATTTGGACTTATTTTAAGTTATTATCTCATTTTCAAAATGTATGGCATGATAGAAAATATGGATAAAGAAATAACATTACTTGTGAGGGAAATTGCACTTCAAAGAGGAGATTTAAAGGAAAAAATAGATAATGAATGCTCAAAAGATCTAGATCCATCAGATGAAAAGAGTAAAACTAAATCAAAATAAACTCATTTATTTTAGAAATCCAATTAATTCTTTACAGATTTAATCAACCAGAGAGAATATTATGAAAATAGGATACTTCATCAGCCATTTTCCATACGTAGACCTCGTCAATGACGCAAATTATAACAAAGAATATGCTCATGGAGGTACTGAAATCGCTGCTTACCAGTTAGCGCGCAATATAGCAGAAATAGATGATGTAGAGATTTTTACAACATCCATCGATTTTAAAGATTCACATGAAAATTCAGAAAACATGTTGATACACCGCTACGGCACTGTTTTAAAAATTGCAAGCGCTAATTTATCATTTAAAATTTTATACAAACCTTTAAACTGTAAAATTGATATTGCCCATGCTCATTACAACATGCCTTACTCTGACTATTCTGCACTGAGATATGCAAAAAAAAATAAAGTACCATTTGTAGTTACTTACCATGCTGATGCGCAGGATAGTGGAGGAAACTTTGTCCGCAACTGGGCGCAAAAGATCTACAATAGATCTCTACTTAAAAATGTTTTAAATGGCGCAGATGTAATAATTGCCACATCAAAGTCATATATAGATGAATCTAAGTTTTTAGGAGATTACATGGATAAAATTGAAGTAATTCCTAATGGAATAAACCTGGAAGAATTTGATATTAAGCTCGGGAAAGCAGAATGCAGAGATAAACTAGATCTTCCGCGTGATA
The Methanobacterium bryantii genome window above contains:
- a CDS encoding MnmC family methyltransferase, whose amino-acid sequence is MKTKSNYQALTATDDALKIIRECFTEEHKGNKCARNKTKNLLKEYFIETADGSYTLKSNNVNDKSETMHTHHGAISESMEKFVKPAKLEGKKKVKILDICSGLGYNAASCIEFLGDDVDIEIDMIEISRETLASSLFIEDPIKSYSIIKSAVENKLYDDGTLGFKFNKDEIPDRIKINIYLSDARYVIKEIDKKYDAVFLDPFSPLKSPELYTIDFFLILKNILKDEGIILTYTSAAPVRSAMVHAGFHVGESPLFGRKSGGTVASKVPEVIEKSLPDNDERMIALSDAGVPFRDPELNASNDEIRERREKERKSLRGIKKFASTVKTPIYLGKDVNDARLKRRLLRNINTLGIADLKSKEAYYIICPQFDECICGCKASKLDNSSSRINEMIKRLTNVMEENKV
- a CDS encoding flavodoxin family protein, which codes for MVKVIGVIGSPRKNGNTAYLVEKALEAAKESGADVESLYLGNMKMEPCNACDICKLTGECPKDDDVNEILSKLQEAHGIIIGSPVYFGTVTAQLKILMDRSRPLRADFKLKDKVSGAITVGASRNGGQETTCSAIHNFMLIQDAVIVGDGAPLAHYGGAGAAGAAGDAQNDEYGIETSKNLGKRVTELAKKINNIN
- a CDS encoding glycosyltransferase family 2 protein — encoded protein: MTLNDLQIKNLSPLNRNLEDKMDQNSKKSNNFLNNWNIYVVMPAYNESKTIKNVIEDLKQRNLNMVIIDDGSHDKTYKIAENSVYDHGFIYRHVINRGLGAALETGIKAALAKNADIIVTFDADGQHNPDDIIPVCKPIMEKRADVVIGTRNFNEMPASKKFGNTVMNIITRIFYGIHVNDSQSGLRAFNRKAAKVLDITSRGYGVSSEIIGEIKKYDLKVEEVEIETIYTDYSMKKGTNLIVGLKILAKLIINILK
- a CDS encoding DUF2304 domain-containing protein, whose amino-acid sequence is MIYNDLGALIGIIAIIIGILRLKNGKMSLGMALLWTIIWLVIIWISLFPESTNLLAGLTGIGRGLDAVLIFGLILSYYLIFKMYGMIENMDKEITLLVREIALQRGDLKEKIDNECSKDLDPSDEKSKTKSK
- a CDS encoding glycosyltransferase family 4 protein → MKIGYFISHFPYVDLVNDANYNKEYAHGGTEIAAYQLARNIAEIDDVEIFTTSIDFKDSHENSENMLIHRYGTVLKIASANLSFKILYKPLNCKIDIAHAHYNMPYSDYSALRYAKKNKVPFVVTYHADAQDSGGNFVRNWAQKIYNRSLLKNVLNGADVIIATSKSYIDESKFLGDYMDKIEVIPNGINLEEFDIKLGKAECRDKLDLPRDKKIILFFGNIVAYKGPHILLKAFIKVKSQFKDVKLVFAGRGEMQEELKKLAADLSITNDIIFTGYVDEGLKPFYYKCADIFCLPSITMAEAFGIVNLEAMACGIPVISSKLGGIPDVVVDRETGLLVNPEDVETLAESLMFLLENEDIARKMGDNGKKKVEEYSWKKIAGKTQMIYERLI